In a single window of the Elaeis guineensis isolate ETL-2024a chromosome 4, EG11, whole genome shotgun sequence genome:
- the LOC140857186 gene encoding uncharacterized protein translates to MASKKRRTELRVRYLSVHIRVALGMAAAGKLGFREAAEMEELRRKNSELEREAAEAREREEETLRELERTRERLRAVEEAEERLSVELGELEAEAVAQARAYHLRIKALSDQLGIAHDILTSAGCHHNLVTLNKSN, encoded by the coding sequence ATGGCCTCCAAGAAAAGGCGGACCGAGTTGCGGGTTCGTTACCTTTCCGTTCATATCCGGGTGGCGCTGGGGATGGCAGCGGCCGGTAAGTTAGGATTCCGGGAGGCGGCGGAGATGGAGGAGCTTCGGCGGAAGAACTCGGAGCTGGAGAGGGAGGCGGCGGAGGCGcgggagagggaggaggagacACTGCGGGAGCTGGAGCGGACTCGGGAGAGGCTGAGAGCGGTGGAGGAGGCGGAGGAGCGTCTGAGCGTCGAGCTCGGGGAGCTGGAGGCGGAGGCGGTGGCGCAGGCCCGGGCTTACCACCTCCGCATCAAGGCCCTCTCCGACCAGCTGGGGATCGCCCACGACATCCTCACCTCCGCCGGCTGCCACCACAATCTCGTCACCCtcaacaaatcaaattag